The DNA region CCGAGGCGATTCTCCCGGCTTTGAAAGTCATCAGCAAGAAGCAGGCGCTGCAGGAACTCGCCGCGCGCGCTTCGGCTTTGACCGGGCAGAACGAACGCGCGGTGTTCGAAGTGCTGCTGCAGCGCGAGAAGCTCGGCACCACGGCCGTCGGCTATGGCGTCGCCATTCCGCACGGCAAGCTGCCCAAGCTGGAAAAGCTGTTCGGCTTCTTCGCTCGCCTCGAGCGCCCGATCGATTTCGAGGCGATGGATGGCCAGCCGGTCGATCTGATCTTCCTGCTGCTGGCACCGGAAGGTGCCGGCGCCGATCACCTCAAGGCGCTGGCGCGCATCGCCCGCCTGCTGCGCGACCAGGACGTCGCCAAGAAGCTGCGTGCCTCGCGCGACGCGCAGGCGATCTACTCGGTGCTCGCGCTGCCGCCGGCGAGCGCGGCGTAATCACTCGGCGCGCGATTATCTTCTGAGCAGTTGTCGGCTGTTGCGCGCTTGCGCATCGGCAATATGCGTCGCAATCAGGTCCGTAGCCCGGATGAAGCGAAGCGCAATCCGGGAATCTCGCCGTCGGTACGGATCCCGGATTTCGCTGCGCTCCATCCGGGCTACGAAACGCTTGCAGCGTCTCAGCAGATCGTCGGCAGCAGACGGCGGACTTCGTCGAGCAGATCGGGGATCGCCTTCTCGTCGCTGGCGAGGTGCCTGAGCAGCGCGCTCTGGAACAGGCCGTCGAATAGCGCGTAGAGCGCAGCCGGAGACGATGCCGGCTTCCTGTTGCCCAACTCTGCGTAGCGCGTGGCGATGCGCCAGATCATCGCCTCCAGGCTCTTGTCGATCTCGAGCACGTCCTTGCGAAACGCGGGCTCGAACATCGCCTGCGAGCGCAGATCGTACCAGAGCCGGTGCATGCGGGCTTCGTCCTGCAACGTCGCCGCGAGCTTGGCGAGGAAGCCTTCGGTCAATTCGTCGCGGCTTCGTGCCATCGTCACCACCTCGTCGTAGCGCGTGACGCATTTCGCCTTGTAGTGACGGACGCAGCAGCAGATCAGATCGAGCTTGTCGCTGAAGTAGTAGTGAAACACGCCGTGCGTGAAGGCGGAGTTCTGCGCGATCTCGCGCAGGCTGGTGCGCGCGAAGCCGAGTTCGCCGAGCGTTTCCAGCGCGGCCTCCGCAAGCTCGACGCGTCGTGCGTTGAACTTCTCGTCGCGCAGCGTCTCGGCCGCCACCGCCACGCGTTGGGCCGCTCCCGTCGCTTGCCGCGCCATCTCGTGCCTTTCCTGTCTCTTCCCTGCAGCAACTTATACCGCGCGAACCGCAGCGCGCTCCATCTCTTCACAATCATCCTCTTTGACACTTGTCAAATTCAGGCTTGACAAGTGTCAAGTTCCTGGACGAGGGTTGGCCCAATAATTTGGACAACCGTCAAGACGGCTGACCTAACGACATCAGGAGGAAATGCACTGCCGGGCGCGCCATCGCTGCGCCCTGCTGACGCCGGCCGTGACCACCAATGCGCACAGAATGCGCAAGGCCGCCGGGCGTGCTGTCGATCGCCAAAGCACCGATCAATCACAAGCAAAGGGAGGACTACGTCATGAGTGCGAAGAGCCTTGAAGGCAGGAAAGCCCTGGTCACCGGCGGCGCCCGGGGGATTGGCGCGGCGATCGCGCAGGCGCTGGCGCGCTCCGGCGCCGCGGTCATGATCGGTGATATTCTCGACGATGCCGGCAAGGCCAGCGCCGCCGAGATCGCCAAGGCCGGGGTGAAGACCGGCTTCGTCAAGCTCGACGTCACCGACGATGCGCAATGGGAGCGGGCCGTCGCCGCAACGGTCGAAACCCTCGGCGGTTACGACATCCTGATCAACAATGCCGGCATCGAGATCACCTCGCTGGTCGCCGACATCAAGGCTGAGGACGCGCGCCGCATGTGCGACGTCAACATCGTCGGCACCGTGCTCGGCATGAAGCACGCCTTCCGTGCGATGCGGCCGGGCGGAGCCGCGGGCAAGGGCGGCGCAGTCGTCAACATCGCCTCGGTCGCAGCGACGATCGCCTTTCCGAGCATCGCCGTCTACTCCGGCACGAAATCCGCCGTCGATCGCATGACGCGGGTCGGCGCGATGGAAGCCGGCAAGCTCGGCTATGGGGTGCGGGTGAATTGCATCTATCCCGGCCTGATCCCGACCGACATGGGCCTGCAGCTCGCCAATGACATCGTGAAGATCGGTCTCGCGCCCGACGTCAATGCCGCCGTCGGCTCCGTGGTGGAGCAGACGCCGCTCGGCAAGCTCGCCGAGGTCTCCGACATCGCCGACGCCGCGGTGTTCCTGTGCTCGAACGAGGCCCGCTTCATCACCGGCATCGGCCTGCCGGTCGATGGCGGCATGGGCATGTAGCAACGAAGCCGACAACAAGCATTTCGGAGGATCGCAATGAGCGAGAAGAAGCCCGTCATCGTCTATGGCGCTTCCGGCTACACCGGCCGGCTGGTCTGCGAATATCTGCGCGAGTACAACATCCCCTTCATCGCCGCCGGTCGCAGCGGCGAGAAGCTCAATGCCGCGATGAAGTCGAACGTGGCCGGCATCGAGACCGCCGACTACGAGGTGGTGACGGTGCCGCACACCGCGGCGGCGCTGACCGAATTGTTCAAGGGCGCCTCGGTCGTGCTCAACACCGTGGGTCCGTTCGCCAAGTTCGGCAACGAGGTGGTGCAGGCCTGCCTGGCTGCCAAGTGTCACTACACCGACACGACAGGCGAGCAGGACTGGCTGATCACGCTCGAACAGGAGTTTGGCACGAAGTTCGCCAGTGCCGGCCTGCTGCTGGCGCCGGGCATCGCGCAGATGTACACCACCGGCGAGATCGCCGCGCAGCTGTGCCTGGAGACGCCCGGCCTCGACACCCTGGACATCGCCGTGTTCTGGGGCGGCAGCCCGACCATCGCCTCGACGCAGACCATCCTGGTCAACGCCGCGATGGCCAAGGCCTACTACCTGGAGCAGAACAAGTACGTCGAGCATCAGCCGGATGCCGGCCTCTACAACCTCGCCATCCCCGGCCAGCACGAGCTGGCGCTGGCGCTGCCCTGGGGCGGCACCTCGCACCCGGTGTGGTTCAAGCGCGATCCGCGCGTGGCCAACGTGAAGGTGCTGGGCGGCGTGTTCAACCGCGCGCTGATGCTGGGCGTGCCGCAAATCGTCGCCGCGGCGCTGGAGGCGACCAAGGACATGAAGCCCGACGAGCGCTACGCCGCGCTGGCGCAGACCGCGGCCGGCGTGATGAACACCATGCCGCCGCGCGAGAACCCGCGCGTCAACAAGTCGTTGGATTCGGTGTATGCCTCCGGCCCGCTGGGGCGCGCGCACTGCGTCATCTACGGCAACAGCAACTACAAGCAGACCGGCATGCTGCAGGCCTTTGCCGCGGCGTACCTGCTGCAGCAGCCGCCCAAGCGCGTGGGCTTCGCCTCCGCCTGCCAGGCGTTCGGCCATCACGAGCTGCTCGGGCAATTGCGCAGTTTCGGCCTGGTCGGCAAGCCGGTCCTGACCGTGCACGATTGAGCTTGGGCCCCGATTGGCTCGGGGCCCAACACTCCGTTCCCTGAAGCGTTTTCGTCAGGCGGACCGATATCCAATCTGCTCGAAAACGCCGCCTCCGCGGGTGACGCAGTAGCGCGTCACCCGCCTCTTGCGCGAGACCTGCCATGCGCTTCATCGATTATCTCGACAAGGGTGCCTCGCTCGGCGCCGACGCGCCGTGCCTTACCATGGACGGGCGCGACCTCAGCTATGGCGAGGTGCAGCGGCTGAGCTACCGGATCGCGCGCGGGCTCGAGCGGTCGGGCATCGCGCCCGGCGAGAAGGTCGCGATCCTGTCCGGCAACGATCCGCTCGCGTTCGCCTGCGTGTTCGGCATCTCGCGCGCCGCCGCGGTGTGGTGCCCGATCAATCCGCGCAACGAGGCGACCGAGAACAAGTTCATCCTCGACCAGTTCGATTGCAGCCTGCTGCTGTTTCATTCGAGCTTCGCGCCGATGGTCGAAGCCGTCAGGCAGGATCTGCCCAAGCTGCGCGCGCTGGTCTGCCTCGATACCGAGCTGCCATTCGCGCCGTCATTCGACCGCTGGCTCGGCGAGCTCGCCGATGATGTCTATCAGCGAGAGACGATCGACGATCTCGCGATGATCCCGGGCACCGGTGGCACCACCGGGAAGCCGAAGGGCGT from Bradyrhizobium sp. B124 includes:
- the ptsN gene encoding PTS IIA-like nitrogen regulatory protein PtsN; its protein translation is MPITDLVAPEAILPALKVISKKQALQELAARASALTGQNERAVFEVLLQREKLGTTAVGYGVAIPHGKLPKLEKLFGFFARLERPIDFEAMDGQPVDLIFLLLAPEGAGADHLKALARIARLLRDQDVAKKLRASRDAQAIYSVLALPPASAA
- a CDS encoding DUF5938 domain-containing protein, with translation MSEKKPVIVYGASGYTGRLVCEYLREYNIPFIAAGRSGEKLNAAMKSNVAGIETADYEVVTVPHTAAALTELFKGASVVLNTVGPFAKFGNEVVQACLAAKCHYTDTTGEQDWLITLEQEFGTKFASAGLLLAPGIAQMYTTGEIAAQLCLETPGLDTLDIAVFWGGSPTIASTQTILVNAAMAKAYYLEQNKYVEHQPDAGLYNLAIPGQHELALALPWGGTSHPVWFKRDPRVANVKVLGGVFNRALMLGVPQIVAAALEATKDMKPDERYAALAQTAAGVMNTMPPRENPRVNKSLDSVYASGPLGRAHCVIYGNSNYKQTGMLQAFAAAYLLQQPPKRVGFASACQAFGHHELLGQLRSFGLVGKPVLTVHD
- a CDS encoding TetR/AcrR family transcriptional regulator produces the protein MARQATGAAQRVAVAAETLRDEKFNARRVELAEAALETLGELGFARTSLREIAQNSAFTHGVFHYYFSDKLDLICCCVRHYKAKCVTRYDEVVTMARSRDELTEGFLAKLAATLQDEARMHRLWYDLRSQAMFEPAFRKDVLEIDKSLEAMIWRIATRYAELGNRKPASSPAALYALFDGLFQSALLRHLASDEKAIPDLLDEVRRLLPTIC
- a CDS encoding SDR family oxidoreductase, producing MSAKSLEGRKALVTGGARGIGAAIAQALARSGAAVMIGDILDDAGKASAAEIAKAGVKTGFVKLDVTDDAQWERAVAATVETLGGYDILINNAGIEITSLVADIKAEDARRMCDVNIVGTVLGMKHAFRAMRPGGAAGKGGAVVNIASVAATIAFPSIAVYSGTKSAVDRMTRVGAMEAGKLGYGVRVNCIYPGLIPTDMGLQLANDIVKIGLAPDVNAAVGSVVEQTPLGKLAEVSDIADAAVFLCSNEARFITGIGLPVDGGMGM